One window of Psychrobacillus sp. FSL H8-0483 genomic DNA carries:
- a CDS encoding GNAT family N-acetyltransferase encodes MLGKEQAEFFSKDGFFICTDKSLLDVEVIYKFLSEESYWLKGISRELVIASIENSILCYGIFDGDPTKGTTKQIGFARVVSDLVRYSWLGDVFVLPDYRGRGLSKWLMGIITEHPRLKGTNFHLGTRDAHSLYAQYGFKPLERVENSMARPLDWDAINAVYKVEK; translated from the coding sequence ATGTTAGGGAAAGAACAAGCTGAATTCTTTAGTAAAGATGGATTTTTCATTTGTACCGATAAAAGTTTGTTGGATGTGGAAGTCATTTATAAGTTTCTTAGTGAGGAATCTTATTGGCTTAAGGGTATTTCAAGGGAATTAGTTATAGCATCAATCGAAAATTCTATTCTTTGTTATGGTATTTTTGATGGTGATCCAACTAAAGGGACAACGAAACAAATTGGTTTTGCACGTGTTGTGTCTGACCTTGTTAGATACTCTTGGTTAGGTGATGTTTTTGTACTTCCAGATTACAGAGGACGTGGCCTTAGCAAATGGTTAATGGGTATTATAACTGAACATCCAAGATTGAAAGGAACAAATTTTCACTTAGGTACAAGAGATGCACATTCCCTTTATGCACAATACGGGTTTAAGCCTCTAGAGCGAGTTGAAAACAGTATGGCTAGACCCCTAGATTGGGATGCAATAAATGCTGTATATAAGGTTGAAAAATAG